In the genome of Ananas comosus cultivar F153 linkage group 11, ASM154086v1, whole genome shotgun sequence, one region contains:
- the LOC109717542 gene encoding uncharacterized protein LOC109717542: MVSTRAKSSKKATTSGEGTSAHSAEKRKERLSQAKRAAMELVVGRCYPVHLHTTMCVSELPKTAGRIQTAGPALRDVMSDEQMALLKTTPFFSYVDLPPIKQDLVLVDCLLSFWDEERRCIRIGETFLPFSPEEISILVGLPAEGEPIEWQSKSVKSSTLDKYFDGDYRHADRSKLRHILYSIAGQNGEEMAADFARIFILYVFATVLFPTSHYIVPKAIYRYIDDVHRIGEYAWGHAVCNYLVSSISRASPRVKHRNSGQERLAGYIDGCTIAFLSWAYEHIKGLGTSDGDKDVPRMRKWKGSKAYRSYEKLLTKLQSYTPAEVVPTFTYRPNDMSILKPTLRGSRPEQAAAPAATTAAGESSNNISSLLNQLEQALNKLQDRNKMLEGENAMLKEKNAKLEAQLSSASTAAAAEGGAEAGVDPHQGGQGAAVEESSQQRVDVGETVIRDIPSRIQRIKHRARKEKRMSPDFTPGERPLTRHYRRKQHHSLKIGGAEASEEASDTATGTIAEVLLEIKAEHGHSDSAKQAVEIDDIPVPDQEPGVIIERRRKYPGRDKIPKVEQDAIDFLISRPITKGPIWQDNTKGSDSPSVSGQVLNDYLFGGPTRDEVSAGTDYAL; the protein is encoded by the exons ATGGTTTCCACCAGAGCCAAGTCGAGCAAGAAGGCCACTACAAGTGGTGAAGGCACATCTGCGCATTCtgcagagaaaagaaaagagaggctATCCCAAGCTAAAAGGGCGGCCATGGAGCTTGTTGTGGGCAGATGTTACCCAGTTCATCTGCACACCACAATGTGTGTTTCAGAGTTGCCGAAGACCGCGGGTAGAATTCAAACAGCTGGCCCCGCATTACGTGATGTAATGTCCGATGAACAGATGGCACTTCTGAAGACCACTCCATTCTTTTCTTATGTCGACTTGCCTCCAATTAAACAAGATCTTGTGTTAGTCGATTGCCTCCTCAGTTTTTGGGACGAAGAGAGAAGATGTATTAGAATTGGAGAAACATTTCTTCCTTTTAGTCCAGAGGAAATATCCATTTTGGTAGGGCTGCCAGCAGAGGGGGAACCAATAGAATGGCAGAGCAAGAGTGTAAAGTCGAGCACTCTTGATAAATATTTCGATGGTGACTATCGGCATGCCGATAGGTCGAAATTAAGACATATTTTGTACAGTATTGCTGGTCAGAATGGAGAGGAGATGGCAGCTGATTTTGCgcgtatatttatattatacgtATTTGCGACCGTCCTTTTTCCGACCAGCCACTACATTGTGCCGAAGgcgatatatagatatatagatgatGTGCATAGAATAGGGGAATATGCCTGGGGCCATGCTGTATGTAATTATCTTGTCAGCTCGATCTCCAGAGCATCCCCGCGTGTGAAGCATCGGAATAGCGGCCAAGAAAGACTTGCCGGCTATATTGACGGATGTACAATAGCATTTTTA AGTTGGGCTTATGAGCATATAAAGGGGTTGGGTACTTCCGACGGAGACAAGGATGTCCCTCGGATGAGAAAATGGAAGGGTTCAAAAGCATACCGGAGTTATGAGAAGCTTCTAACAAAGCTGCAGAGCTATACTCCTGCAGAG GTTGTACCCACATTTACTTACCGCCCTAATGATATGTCTATATTGAAGCCCACGTTACGTGGCAGCCGACCGGAACAG GCAGCGGCCCCCGCGGCAACAACTGCTGCCGGTGAAAGTAGCAATAATATCAGCTCCTTATTGAATCAATTGGAGCAAGCTCTTAATAAACTACAAGATCGGAATAAGATGTTGGAGGGGGAGAATGCAatgctaaaagaaaaaaatgcaaaGCTTGAAGCGCAACTATCTAGCGCTAGTACAGCCGCTGCTGCAGAAGGCGGAGCCGAAGCCGGTGTTGATCCACATCAAGGTGGCCAAGGCGCAGCGGTTGAAGAAAGCAGCCAACAGAGAGTTGATGTTGGCGAGACTGTAATAAGGGACATTCCTTCAAGAATTCAACGAATTAAACATCGtgcaaggaaagaaaagagaatgtcTCCTGATTTTACGCCGGGCGAACGTCCTTTGACCCGGCACTATAGACGAAAGCAGCATCATTCTTTGAAGATCGGGGGGGCTGAAGCTAGTGAAGAGGCATCAGATACTGCGACAGGGACCATTGCTGAGGTCCTTCTG GAAATTAAAGCTGAACATGGACACTCAGATAGTGCAAAACAAGCCGTTGAGATTGATGATATCCCTGTACCGGATCAGGAGCCTGGGGTCATTATTGAGCGTCGTCGCAAGTATCCCGGAAGAGATAAAATTCCCAAAGTGGAGCAGGACGCAATAGATTTTCTAATTTCCCGACCTATAACAAA GGGACCCATATGGCAAGATAATACAAAAGGGTCAGATTCACCTTCTGTTAGTGGTCAAGTCCTCAATGATTACTTATTTGGAGGCCCGACGCGCGACGAGGTTAGTGCTGGCACAGATTATGCATTGTAG